One window of the Pseudomonadota bacterium genome contains the following:
- a CDS encoding LysR family transcriptional regulator, with protein MNHREELEALTELAYAGNMRRAAEALGISQSTLSDVITRLESAYGAPLFERDRRGSHPTVYGRVVIDAAAQALRLMDEAHREIGLIKGSAIGRLAIGAEAGLIEPYLTEAIVSGMRRYPSLRFRLQAQDSSSLAQELRDKRIDFFFGVRPDVPTAGLELREIGMIHAQPFVRPGHPLASGGPHGLARIMVYPIVQGPGPRWFIRRIGEELRNEVGPEARRDAAVIVNDFGVVRAIVRETDAVGFATSALLHAEVSSGAFVPLRLPPAQARLLVLPMLIGTLVDRALPPAALELIADLEAVVKRYGELEDL; from the coding sequence ATGAATCACCGCGAAGAGCTCGAGGCCCTGACCGAGCTCGCCTATGCCGGCAACATGCGCCGCGCCGCCGAGGCGCTCGGCATCTCGCAATCGACCCTGAGCGATGTCATCACGCGGCTCGAAAGCGCCTACGGCGCGCCGCTGTTCGAACGCGACCGGCGCGGTTCACACCCGACGGTGTACGGGCGCGTTGTCATCGACGCCGCCGCCCAGGCGCTGCGCCTGATGGACGAGGCGCACCGCGAGATCGGCCTCATCAAGGGCTCGGCCATTGGTCGCCTCGCGATCGGCGCCGAAGCCGGCCTCATCGAGCCCTACCTGACCGAGGCCATCGTCAGCGGCATGCGCCGCTACCCCAGCCTGCGCTTTCGCCTGCAGGCGCAGGATTCGAGTTCACTCGCCCAGGAACTGCGTGACAAGCGCATCGATTTCTTTTTCGGCGTACGCCCCGACGTACCCACCGCCGGGCTCGAGCTGCGCGAGATCGGCATGATCCACGCCCAGCCCTTCGTGCGGCCCGGCCATCCCCTCGCCAGCGGCGGCCCCCACGGCCTCGCGCGCATCATGGTCTACCCCATCGTGCAGGGCCCCGGTCCACGCTGGTTCATACGTCGCATCGGCGAGGAGTTGCGTAACGAAGTCGGGCCCGAGGCGCGGCGCGACGCGGCCGTCATCGTCAACGATTTCGGCGTGGTGCGCGCCATCGTGCGCGAGACCGACGCGGTGGGCTTCGCCACCAGCGCCTTGCTGCACGCGGAAGTGTCGAGCGGCGCCTTCGTGCCGCTGCGCCTGCCGCCGGCGCAGGCGCGCCTGTTGGTGTTGCCGATGTTGATCGGGACCTTGGTCGATCGTGCCCTGCCACCGGCGGCGCTGGAGCTGATCGCGGACCTGGAAGCAGTGGTGAAACGCTACGGCGAATTGGAAGACTTGTAG